From the Ruminiclostridium josui JCM 17888 genome, one window contains:
- a CDS encoding YiiD C-terminal domain-containing protein: protein MDIISIPFNKHIRIRTSEKEGCLLEIADESIYLNHIGTVHASAQFALAEATSGQYLQKILKEYEENKVIPVVRSVETKYRKPAKGVVYSSANVNEDELEKAKKNLKTKGRTMLEILVQLHDENNNMTMVSKFTWYIEVVE, encoded by the coding sequence ATGGATATAATTAGCATACCTTTTAATAAACATATAAGAATAAGAACTTCTGAAAAAGAAGGGTGTTTATTAGAAATAGCTGATGAATCCATATATCTGAATCACATTGGAACTGTCCATGCCAGTGCCCAGTTTGCTCTTGCGGAGGCAACAAGCGGACAGTATCTTCAAAAAATACTGAAGGAGTATGAGGAAAATAAAGTTATTCCTGTAGTTCGCTCAGTGGAAACCAAGTACAGAAAGCCAGCAAAAGGTGTGGTATATTCAAGTGCAAATGTCAATGAGGATGAACTGGAAAAAGCCAAGAAAAATCTGAAAACCAAAGGCCGCACAATGCTGGAAATTTTAGTTCAGTTGCATGACGAGAATAATAACATGACAATGGTATCGAAATTTACCTGGTATATAGAGGTAGTGGAATAG
- a CDS encoding B12-binding domain-containing radical SAM protein, translated as MKILLIQPKVHKLIKGIGTRFKLPPWSLCAVAALIPKEHEVSIVDELFDDIDFDEKVDLVGITGTTSAIKRGYEVADEFRKRGVMVVMGGIHVSAMPEEALEHCDAVSIGEAELTWGDIVKDAEQGKLKKIYKADKFFDMKGLPRPRFDLIKHPERYTVYQYVQTTRGCPFNCEFCSASKFWGNKYRYRPIDEVIEEVKTLDRSKPIFIVDDHIGANPKYAQELFEKLAALKIKWASQTGVKTASREGFLELASKSGCILLFIGFESINEDSLKKSNKTQNKPEEYRALIKRAHKNGILIQGAFVIGLDNDGPDTFKRMHKFINKMKFDSIQFNIPYPYAGTQLRERWIKEDRITSHDYDNYILDGVNFIPLKMTQDELYKGYRWLYAKNVSVWALFKRCFRKVLMGQFFNSIFVLKINLGTRRGYKIMKEYSKKYNPIRYPNEMKTRETV; from the coding sequence ATGAAAATTCTTTTGATTCAACCTAAAGTCCACAAGCTTATTAAAGGAATTGGAACACGATTCAAACTGCCCCCTTGGTCGCTTTGTGCAGTTGCAGCTCTTATTCCCAAAGAGCATGAAGTATCTATTGTAGACGAGCTTTTTGATGACATAGATTTTGACGAAAAAGTCGATTTAGTTGGTATTACAGGAACTACCTCAGCGATAAAGAGAGGATATGAAGTAGCAGATGAATTCCGCAAAAGAGGTGTTATGGTAGTAATGGGTGGAATTCATGTATCTGCAATGCCAGAAGAGGCGCTGGAGCATTGTGATGCTGTTTCCATAGGAGAAGCCGAATTGACCTGGGGGGATATTGTAAAGGATGCAGAACAGGGAAAGCTTAAGAAAATATATAAGGCGGATAAATTCTTTGATATGAAGGGATTGCCAAGACCTAGGTTCGATCTTATCAAGCATCCTGAAAGATACACTGTTTATCAGTATGTTCAGACAACACGAGGATGTCCTTTCAACTGCGAGTTCTGCTCAGCGTCTAAATTTTGGGGAAACAAATATCGTTACCGTCCAATTGATGAAGTCATAGAGGAAGTTAAGACTCTTGACAGATCCAAGCCGATTTTTATAGTAGATGATCATATTGGTGCAAATCCAAAGTATGCTCAAGAGTTGTTTGAAAAACTTGCTGCTCTCAAGATAAAGTGGGCAAGCCAAACCGGAGTAAAAACTGCAAGCAGAGAAGGATTCTTGGAGCTTGCTTCCAAAAGCGGCTGTATACTGCTTTTCATAGGATTTGAATCGATTAATGAAGATAGTTTGAAAAAATCCAACAAAACCCAGAACAAGCCAGAAGAATACAGGGCGCTTATTAAAAGAGCACATAAAAACGGGATTCTTATTCAGGGTGCATTTGTTATAGGACTGGATAATGACGGCCCGGATACATTTAAAAGGATGCATAAGTTCATTAATAAAATGAAATTTGATAGTATACAGTTCAATATTCCTTACCCATATGCAGGAACGCAGCTAAGAGAGCGATGGATAAAAGAGGACAGGATAACCTCTCATGACTACGATAACTACATATTGGATGGTGTAAACTTCATACCTCTGAAAATGACACAGGATGAATTATACAAAGGATATCGCTGGCTATATGCAAAAAATGTATCTGTGTGGGCCCTGTTTAAAAGGTGTTTCAGAAAAGTACTTATGGGCCAATTTTTCAACAGCATTTTTGTTTTAAAAATTAATCTTGGTACAAGGCGTGGATATAAAATAATGAAAGAATACAGCAAAAAGTATAATCCAATCCGTTATCCAAATGAAATGAAAACCCGGGAAACGGTATAG